The proteins below are encoded in one region of Amycolatopsis acidiphila:
- a CDS encoding SRPBCC family protein: MSTITESVEVHVPVSTVYNQRTQLESFPEFMEGVQEIRQLDDTHTHWRTSIGGVTREFGATITEQHPEERVAWTSDSGPRHAGVITFHRIDDGVTRVTSQMDIDPEGFAENVADKAGLIARRVKGDLQRFKEFIERRGQETGGWRGDVQRPGR, translated from the coding sequence ATGAGCACGATCACCGAGTCCGTCGAGGTCCACGTCCCGGTGTCCACTGTGTACAACCAGCGGACCCAGCTCGAGTCGTTTCCCGAGTTCATGGAGGGTGTGCAGGAGATCCGCCAGCTCGACGACACGCACACGCACTGGCGGACGAGCATCGGCGGGGTGACCCGCGAGTTCGGCGCCACGATCACCGAGCAGCACCCCGAGGAGCGGGTGGCGTGGACCTCGGACTCCGGGCCCCGGCACGCCGGCGTGATCACCTTCCACCGGATCGACGACGGGGTCACGCGGGTGACCTCGCAGATGGACATCGACCCGGAGGGCTTCGCCGAGAACGTGGCGGACAAGGCGGGGCTCATCGCCCGCCGGGTGAAGGGCGACCTGCAGCGGTTCAAGGAGTTCATCGAACGGCGCGGCCAGGAGACCGGCGGCTGGCGAGGGGACGTCCAGCGCCCGGGCCGGTGA
- a CDS encoding phytoene/squalene synthase family protein — MTRRELAAARITDPRLHEAYTRCRTLNARHGRTYFLATRLLHPRQRPAIHALYGFARYTDDIVDDPEPGADVAARLDQVRTELAEGLRTGRSAHPVLAAVVDTTGRFGIDPQLYWAFLDSMRMDLTVTGYPDRTSLRRYVHGSAEVIGLQLLPVLGTVVGRAEAAPHAAALGEAFQLTNFLRDVAEDLDRGRVYLPADELRAYGVDRGRLAWCRRAGRPDALVRRALADQIAFTRAVYRRARPGIAMLDPVSRPCVATAFSLYARILDRIEDQGHNVFGARARVGNPQRLALAGSAATRALWARAHH, encoded by the coding sequence TTGACCCGGCGAGAGCTCGCGGCGGCGCGGATCACCGACCCGCGCCTGCACGAGGCGTACACACGGTGCCGCACGCTCAACGCGCGGCACGGGCGCACGTACTTCCTGGCCACCCGCCTGCTGCACCCCCGCCAGCGCCCCGCGATCCACGCGCTCTACGGCTTCGCGCGCTACACCGACGACATCGTCGACGACCCCGAGCCCGGCGCGGACGTCGCCGCCCGGCTCGACCAGGTCCGGACCGAGCTGGCCGAGGGCCTGCGCACGGGCCGCTCCGCGCACCCGGTGCTGGCCGCGGTCGTGGACACGACCGGGCGGTTCGGCATCGATCCGCAGCTGTACTGGGCGTTCCTCGACTCGATGCGGATGGACCTCACGGTGACCGGCTACCCGGACCGCACCAGCCTGCGCCGCTACGTGCACGGCTCGGCCGAGGTGATCGGCCTGCAGCTGCTGCCGGTGCTCGGCACCGTCGTCGGGCGCGCCGAGGCCGCGCCCCACGCGGCGGCGCTCGGCGAGGCGTTCCAGCTGACCAACTTCCTGCGCGACGTCGCCGAGGACCTCGACCGGGGCCGCGTCTACCTGCCGGCGGACGAGCTGCGGGCGTACGGCGTGGACCGCGGGCGGCTGGCCTGGTGCCGCCGCGCGGGGCGGCCCGACGCCCTGGTGCGGCGCGCGCTCGCGGACCAGATCGCGTTCACCCGGGCGGTGTACCGGCGCGCCCGGCCGGGGATCGCGATGCTCGACCCCGTCTCGCGCCCGTGTGTGGCCACGGCGTTCAGCCTCTACGCTCGCATCCTCGACCGCATCGAGGACCAGGGGCACAACGTGTTCGGCGCCAGGGCGAGGGTCGGCAACCCCCAGCGGCTCGCCCTCGCCGGCAGCGCCGCCACGCGCGCGCTGTGGGCCCGGGCGCACCACTGA
- a CDS encoding lycopene cyclase domain-containing protein — MDHLQYLLLLAACLLVTLPLELTGSRVYRRPARLAKAILPAAVVFLAWDVLAIAGGVWNYNPRYLVGVTLPFGVPLEEALFFVVVPLCGLLTFETVERMLPKAKR; from the coding sequence ATGGACCACCTGCAGTACCTGCTGTTGCTGGCCGCGTGCCTGCTCGTGACGTTGCCACTGGAGCTGACCGGCTCGCGGGTGTACCGCCGGCCCGCGCGGCTGGCGAAGGCGATCCTCCCGGCGGCGGTGGTGTTCCTGGCCTGGGACGTGCTGGCGATCGCCGGCGGGGTGTGGAACTACAACCCCCGCTACCTCGTCGGCGTCACGCTGCCCTTCGGCGTCCCCCTGGAGGAGGCACTGTTCTTCGTCGTGGTCCCGCTGTGCGGGCTGCTGACCTTCGAGACCGTCGAGCGGATGCTGCCGAAGGCGAAGCGGTGA
- a CDS encoding TetR/AcrR family transcriptional regulator translates to MTTEAGNRPSRGRRTARPTGDDRELAILATAERLLTRRPWREVSIDDLARGAGISRPTFYFYFRSKDAVLLALLDRVVEEADRASLNVLARPAGDAAQAWRGCINAFYETFREHRAVTVACADARTTNAEVRELWSKVMDNWVERTATAIEAERERGAAPPGRPARDVATALNLMNERMLHATFAGEAPTVEESGVVDVLLEVWLRAIYA, encoded by the coding sequence ATGACGACCGAAGCCGGGAACAGGCCCAGCCGTGGGCGTCGCACGGCCCGGCCCACCGGTGACGACCGGGAACTGGCCATCCTCGCCACCGCCGAGCGGCTGCTGACGCGCCGGCCGTGGCGGGAGGTCTCGATCGACGACCTCGCGCGCGGCGCGGGCATCTCCCGGCCGACCTTCTACTTCTACTTCCGCTCCAAGGACGCGGTGCTGCTCGCCCTGCTCGACCGCGTGGTGGAGGAGGCCGACCGCGCGTCGCTGAACGTCCTCGCCCGCCCTGCGGGGGACGCGGCGCAGGCGTGGCGCGGCTGCATCAACGCCTTCTACGAGACCTTCCGTGAGCATCGCGCCGTCACCGTCGCGTGTGCCGACGCCCGCACCACCAACGCCGAGGTGCGCGAGCTGTGGTCGAAGGTGATGGACAACTGGGTGGAGCGCACCGCGACGGCCATCGAGGCCGAGCGCGAGCGTGGCGCGGCGCCGCCGGGCCGTCCGGCGCGGGACGTCGCGACCGCCCTCAACCTGATGAACGAGCGGATGCTGCACGCCACGTTCGCCGGGGAGGCGCCCACGGTCGAGGAGTCCGGTGTGGTGGACGTGCTGCTGGAGGTCTGGCTGCGCGCGATCTACGCGTGA